A single Pseudomonas sp. MM223 DNA region contains:
- the fadH gene encoding 2,4-dienoyl-CoA reductase (*Name fadH), with translation MLAQRAGYDGVEIMGSEGYFINQFLAAHTNQRTDRWGGSYENRMRLAVEIVSRVRGAVGPNFIIIFRLSMLDLVEGGSTWDEIELLAKAIEQAGATLINTGIGWHEARIPTIATKVPRAAFSKVTAKLRGVVSIPLITTNRINTPEVAEAVLAEGDADMVSMARPFLADPDFVNKAAAGRADEINTCIGCNQACLDHTFGGKLTSCLVNPRACHETELNYLPVRAVKRIAVVGAGPAGLAAATVAAERGHAVTLFDAASEIGGQFNVAKRVPGKEEFFETLRYFRNKVKSTGVDLRLNTRVDVQALVSGGYDEIILATGIAPRTPAIPGVEHAKVLSYLDVLLERKPVGKAVAVIGAGGIGFDVSEYLVHQGVATSQDREAFWKEWGIDTHLEARGGVAGVKAEPHAPARQVYLLQRKKSKVGDGLGKTTGWIHRTGLKNKRVQMLNSVEYLGIDDAGLHIRVADGEPQVLPVDNVVICAGQDPLRELQDGLVAAGQSVHLIGGADVAAGAGCQAGDQPRVKVGG, from the coding sequence GTGCTGGCCCAGCGCGCCGGGTACGACGGCGTCGAGATCATGGGTTCGGAAGGCTACTTCATCAACCAGTTCCTGGCGGCCCACACCAACCAGCGCACCGACCGCTGGGGCGGTAGCTATGAAAACCGCATGCGCCTGGCGGTGGAAATCGTCAGCCGGGTACGCGGCGCGGTAGGGCCGAATTTCATCATCATCTTCCGCCTGTCGATGCTCGACCTGGTCGAGGGTGGCAGCACCTGGGACGAGATCGAGCTGCTGGCCAAGGCCATCGAGCAGGCCGGCGCGACCTTGATCAACACCGGCATCGGCTGGCACGAAGCGCGTATCCCGACCATCGCTACCAAGGTGCCACGTGCGGCATTCAGCAAGGTCACTGCCAAGTTGCGGGGCGTGGTGAGCATTCCGTTGATCACCACCAACCGTATCAATACGCCGGAAGTGGCCGAAGCCGTATTGGCCGAAGGCGATGCCGATATGGTTTCGATGGCCCGGCCGTTCCTGGCCGACCCGGATTTCGTCAACAAGGCAGCGGCTGGCCGTGCCGACGAGATCAACACCTGCATTGGCTGCAACCAGGCCTGCCTGGACCACACGTTTGGCGGCAAGCTGACCAGCTGCCTGGTCAACCCGCGTGCCTGCCACGAAACCGAGCTCAACTACCTGCCGGTGCGGGCGGTGAAGCGCATTGCCGTGGTTGGCGCCGGCCCGGCTGGCCTGGCTGCGGCTACCGTAGCGGCCGAGCGTGGCCACGCAGTGACCCTGTTTGACGCCGCCAGCGAAATCGGCGGCCAGTTCAACGTGGCCAAGCGGGTGCCGGGCAAGGAGGAGTTCTTCGAAACCCTGCGCTATTTCCGCAACAAGGTGAAAAGCACCGGCGTGGACCTGCGCCTGAATACCCGTGTCGACGTACAGGCGCTGGTGAGCGGCGGCTACGACGAAATCATCCTGGCCACCGGCATCGCACCGCGTACCCCGGCCATTCCAGGTGTCGAGCATGCCAAGGTGCTCAGCTACCTGGACGTGCTGCTTGAGCGCAAGCCGGTGGGCAAGGCTGTGGCGGTGATTGGTGCGGGTGGTATCGGGTTCGACGTTTCCGAGTACCTGGTGCATCAGGGCGTCGCGACCAGCCAGGACCGTGAGGCGTTCTGGAAGGAGTGGGGCATCGATACCCACCTGGAAGCACGCGGTGGCGTGGCTGGGGTGAAGGCCGAGCCGCATGCACCGGCACGGCAGGTGTACCTTTTGCAGCGCAAGAAGTCCAAGGTAGGTGACGGCCTGGGCAAGACAACCGGCTGGATTCACCGCACCGGGCTGAAGAACAAGCGGGTGCAGATGCTGAACAGTGTCGAGTACCTGGGTATCGACGATGCAGGTTTGCACATTCGCGTGGCAGACGGCGAGCCACAGGTGCTGCCGGTGGACAACGTGGTGATCTGCGCCGGGCAGGATCCACTGCGCGAGCTGCAGGACGGGCTGGTGGCGGCGGGGCAGTCGGTGCACCTGATTGGCGGGGCCGATGTGGCGGCCGGAGCTGGATGCCAAGCGGGCGATCAACCAAGGGTCAAGGTTGGCGGCTGA
- the acdS gene encoding 1-aminocyclopropane-1-carboxylate deaminase (*Name acdS), producing the protein MMLFDLPQAPLHPLSLPWLQQANVEAAILRLDLIDPLISGNKWFKLRHHLQQASAHKAPGLISLGGNHSNHLHALAAAGKRFGFATAGLLRGHAQDTPTVHDLQALGMELHWLGYGGYRARNEPGFWGPWQARYPGWQCIPEGGGGPAGAQGCALIMRQARAQVAALGWLDYDAWWLAAGTGTTLAGLVLAEAGAHAVHGALAVPRDHGVPEAVAALAGAHGYQLHDACRGGFGKFDDELLAFIAECEQHSGVPLEALYTGKALLALRNQVEAGLFAPGTRLIFVHTGGLQGRRGYL; encoded by the coding sequence ATGATGCTTTTCGATCTCCCCCAAGCCCCCCTACATCCTCTGAGCCTGCCTTGGCTGCAACAAGCCAATGTCGAAGCCGCCATCCTGCGCCTGGACCTGATCGACCCTCTGATCAGCGGCAACAAGTGGTTCAAGCTTCGCCATCACCTGCAGCAAGCCAGCGCCCACAAGGCCCCGGGCCTGATCAGCCTCGGCGGCAACCATTCCAACCACTTGCACGCCCTGGCCGCCGCCGGCAAGCGCTTTGGCTTTGCCACGGCTGGCCTGCTAAGGGGGCACGCCCAGGACACGCCCACCGTGCATGACTTGCAGGCGCTAGGCATGGAACTGCACTGGCTGGGCTACGGCGGCTACCGCGCGCGCAACGAACCTGGTTTCTGGGGGCCTTGGCAGGCACGCTACCCTGGCTGGCAGTGCATCCCCGAGGGCGGTGGCGGGCCAGCCGGTGCGCAGGGTTGTGCCCTGATCATGCGGCAGGCTCGCGCACAAGTTGCGGCACTGGGCTGGTTGGACTACGACGCTTGGTGGCTGGCTGCGGGAACGGGTACTACCTTGGCCGGCCTGGTGCTGGCCGAAGCAGGTGCACATGCCGTACATGGCGCACTGGCTGTGCCAAGGGATCATGGCGTGCCGGAGGCGGTGGCCGCACTGGCCGGCGCGCACGGCTACCAGCTACACGACGCCTGCCGTGGCGGTTTCGGCAAGTTCGACGATGAGCTGCTGGCCTTCATCGCCGAGTGCGAGCAGCACAGCGGTGTACCGCTTGAAGCCCTCTATACCGGCAAGGCCCTGCTGGCCCTGCGTAATCAGGTCGAGGCCGGGCTGTTCGCGCCCGGCACTCGCCTTATCTTCGTGCACACCGGTGGCCTGCAGGGCCGGCGCGGTTACTTGTAG
- the yodB gene encoding Cytochrome b561 (*Name yodB), translating into MVLSTPATHYARLSIALHWLMLVLLAAVYALIELRGLFPKDSAERNLMKDLHFMLGLSVFVLVWLRLAIRLSRPTPPIVPKPPAWQTGLAHLMHLSLYLLMIGLPLAGWLILSAADKPVPFFGLELPHLIGPNPDQAKFIKGWHERVGSWGYWLIGLHAVAGLYHHYVQRDNTLLRMLPYK; encoded by the coding sequence ATGGTTTTATCCACCCCCGCGACCCATTACGCGCGCCTGTCCATCGCCCTGCATTGGCTGATGCTGGTGCTGCTGGCCGCTGTCTATGCACTCATCGAACTGCGTGGCCTGTTCCCCAAGGACAGTGCCGAACGCAACCTGATGAAAGACCTGCACTTCATGCTCGGGCTCAGCGTGTTCGTACTGGTGTGGCTGCGCCTGGCCATCCGCCTGAGCCGTCCTACCCCGCCCATCGTGCCCAAGCCGCCGGCCTGGCAGACCGGCCTTGCGCACCTGATGCACCTGTCGCTGTACCTGCTGATGATCGGCCTGCCGCTGGCCGGCTGGCTGATCCTCAGCGCCGCCGACAAACCGGTGCCGTTCTTCGGCCTGGAGCTGCCGCACCTGATCGGCCCTAACCCGGACCAGGCCAAATTCATCAAAGGTTGGCATGAGCGCGTGGGCAGTTGGGGCTACTGGTTGATCGGCCTGCACGCGGTGGCCGGGCTGTACCACCACTATGTGCAGCGCGACAACACGCTGCTGCGCATGCTGCCCTACAAGTAA
- the nadK gene encoding NAD kinase (*Name nadK) → MEQFRNIGIIGRLGSSQVLDTIRRLKKFLLERHLHVILEDTIAEVLPGHGLQTSTRKLLGEVCDLVIVVGGDGSLLGAARALARHNIPVLGINRGNLGFLTDIRPDELEEKVAEVLDGHYLVENRFLLQAEVRRHHEAIGQGDALNDVVLHPGKSTRMIEFEIYIDGQFVCSQKADGLIVATPTGSTAYALSAGGPIMHPKLDAIVIVPMYPHTLSGRPIVVDGNSELKIVVSKDLQIYPQVSCDGQNHFTCAPGDTITVSKKPQKLRLIHPLDHNYYEVCRTKLGWGSRLGSRDD, encoded by the coding sequence ATGGAGCAATTTCGCAATATCGGTATCATCGGTCGCCTTGGCAGCTCGCAGGTGCTCGACACCATTCGCCGACTGAAAAAATTCCTCCTCGAGCGCCACTTGCATGTGATCCTCGAGGACACCATTGCTGAAGTACTGCCTGGCCATGGCCTGCAAACGTCTACCCGCAAACTGCTGGGCGAGGTCTGTGACCTGGTCATCGTGGTCGGCGGCGACGGCAGCCTGCTGGGCGCCGCACGTGCCCTGGCCCGGCATAATATTCCGGTGCTGGGCATCAACCGTGGCAACCTGGGCTTCCTCACCGACATCCGCCCCGACGAACTGGAAGAGAAAGTCGCCGAAGTGCTCGACGGCCACTACCTGGTGGAAAACCGCTTCCTGCTGCAGGCCGAGGTGCGTCGCCACCATGAAGCCATTGGCCAGGGTGATGCGTTGAACGACGTGGTGCTGCACCCGGGCAAGTCGACGCGCATGATCGAGTTCGAGATCTACATCGACGGCCAGTTCGTCTGCAGCCAGAAGGCCGACGGCCTGATCGTGGCCACCCCCACCGGTTCCACCGCCTACGCGTTGTCGGCTGGCGGCCCGATCATGCACCCCAAGCTTGATGCCATTGTCATCGTGCCGATGTACCCGCACACCTTGTCGGGCCGGCCGATCGTGGTCGACGGCAACAGCGAGCTGAAGATCGTGGTGTCCAAGGACCTGCAGATCTACCCGCAGGTGTCCTGTGACGGCCAGAACCACTTCACCTGCGCCCCCGGCGACACCATCACGGTGAGCAAGAAGCCGCAGAAGCTGCGCCTGATCCACCCGCTGGACCATAATTATTACGAAGTCTGCCGCACCAAACTGGGTTGGGGCAGCCGTCTGGGGAGCAGGGACGACTGA
- the apaH_2 gene encoding Bis(5'-nucleosyl)-tetraphosphatase, symmetrical (*Name apaH_2), producing the protein MLDPARSFDIIGDVHGCALTLERLLDALGYKRVAGVWRHPRRLALFLGDIVDRGPRIREALHIVHGMVEAGQAFCIMGNHEYNALGWVTPALPGSGKAYVREHTPRHARLIDETLTQFAHHPGDWHDFVNWFYQLPLFIDAGRFRLVHACWDPRLIEPLRQQYPDGRIDEHFIQASAVSGSFADTVCNRLLRGTDMRLPDGLTLTGGDGLTRAFFRTKFWEEDPQTYGDIVFQPDALPAEVASTPLSHTQKNALLRYAEDEPLLFVGHYWRSGRPAPIRANLACLDYSAVLYGKLAAYRLDDETRIDPHKFVWVDVDRPQANQ; encoded by the coding sequence ATGCTCGATCCGGCGCGAAGTTTCGACATCATCGGTGACGTGCACGGCTGTGCGCTGACCCTTGAACGCCTGCTCGACGCCCTCGGTTACAAGCGTGTGGCCGGCGTATGGCGCCACCCGCGGCGCCTGGCGCTGTTCCTGGGCGATATCGTCGACCGCGGGCCACGCATTCGCGAGGCACTGCACATCGTCCACGGCATGGTCGAGGCCGGCCAGGCGTTCTGCATCATGGGCAACCACGAATACAACGCCCTGGGCTGGGTCACCCCGGCGCTGCCTGGCAGCGGCAAAGCCTATGTGCGCGAGCACACGCCACGCCATGCCCGGCTGATCGACGAAACCCTGACCCAGTTCGCCCACCACCCCGGCGACTGGCACGACTTCGTCAACTGGTTCTACCAGCTGCCGCTGTTCATCGACGCCGGGCGCTTCCGCCTGGTGCATGCCTGCTGGGACCCGCGGTTGATCGAGCCGCTGCGCCAGCAATACCCCGACGGGCGCATCGATGAACATTTCATTCAGGCCTCGGCGGTGAGTGGCAGTTTTGCCGATACGGTGTGCAACCGCCTGCTGCGCGGCACCGACATGCGCCTGCCGGACGGCCTGACCCTGACCGGCGGTGACGGCCTGACCCGTGCCTTCTTCCGCACCAAGTTCTGGGAAGAAGACCCGCAAACTTACGGCGACATCGTGTTCCAGCCCGATGCCCTGCCTGCGGAAGTGGCCAGCACCCCGCTCAGCCACACCCAGAAAAACGCCTTGCTGCGCTATGCCGAGGACGAGCCCTTGCTGTTCGTTGGCCATTACTGGCGCAGCGGCCGGCCAGCGCCGATCCGCGCCAACCTGGCGTGCCTGGACTACAGTGCCGTGCTCTACGGCAAGCTGGCCGCCTACCGGCTGGATGATGAAACCCGCATTGACCCGCACAAGTTCGTCTGGGTCGACGTCGACCGCCCACAGGCCAACCAATGA
- the glpG gene encoding Rhomboid protease GlpG (*Name glpG) gives MSNLAQHYTSGPSLFGGLSGVLYGLLGHIWLYQWLAPNRYFNLPKGVLVMMLIWLVVCLTGVVGTLGLGQIANAAHVGGLLIGCLTGLLGGALARRKLSA, from the coding sequence GTGTCCAACCTGGCCCAGCACTACACCAGCGGGCCGAGCCTGTTCGGCGGCCTGTCTGGCGTGTTGTACGGCTTGCTCGGGCATATCTGGCTGTATCAGTGGCTGGCGCCCAACCGTTACTTCAACCTGCCCAAGGGCGTGCTGGTGATGATGCTGATCTGGCTGGTGGTGTGCCTGACCGGTGTGGTCGGCACCCTGGGCCTCGGCCAGATCGCCAACGCCGCCCATGTCGGCGGGTTGCTCATCGGATGCCTGACCGGGCTCTTGGGTGGGGCGCTGGCCAGGCGTAAACTGTCGGCTTGA
- the pepN_1 gene encoding Aminopeptidase N (*Name pepN_1) — protein sequence MRTEQPQVIYLKDYQAPEYLIDETHLTFELFEDHTLVHAQLVMRRNPARGAGLPPLVLDGQQLELLRAALDDQELQAGDYQLEADSLTLHPKAEQFTLDTSVKIHPERNTALEGLYKSGKMFCTQCEAEGFRKITYYLDRPDVMSTFTTTVIAEQHRYPVLLSNGNPTGSGPAEDGRHWATWEDPFKKPAYLFALVAGDLWCVEDTFTRQSGRDVMLRIYVEPENLDKCDHAMVSLKKSMRWDEEVYGREYDLDIFMIVAVNDFNMGAMENKGLNIFNSSCVLARAETATDAAHQRVEGVVAHEYFHNWSGNRVTCRDWFQLSLKEGFTVFRDAEFSADMNSRTVKRIEDVAYLRTHQFAEDAGPMAHPVRPDSFIEISNFYTLTVYEKGAEVVRMVRTLLGAEGFRKGSDLYFERHDGQAVTTDDFIKAMEDANGVDFTQFKRWYSQAGTPRLEVSEAYDAGAQTYSLTFRQSCPQTPDKAEKLPFVIPVELGLLDAAGNDLPLQLAGEAAASGTSRVLSVTEAEQTFTFEGVRAKPLPSLLRGFSAPVKLSFPYDRDQLMFLMQHDSDGFNRWEAGQQLSVQVLQEPDWPASTRRSPETRPTPDHCPGHCAGQRVAGRRHGCRDAFAAG from the coding sequence ATGCGTACCGAACAACCGCAAGTGATCTACCTCAAGGATTACCAGGCGCCCGAGTACCTGATCGACGAGACGCACCTGACCTTCGAGCTGTTCGAGGACCACACCCTGGTTCACGCGCAACTGGTCATGCGCCGCAACCCGGCACGCGGTGCCGGCCTGCCGCCCTTGGTGCTCGACGGCCAGCAGCTGGAACTGCTGCGCGCCGCGCTGGATGACCAGGAACTGCAGGCGGGCGATTACCAGCTCGAAGCCGACAGCCTGACGCTGCATCCCAAGGCCGAGCAATTCACCCTCGACACCAGCGTGAAGATCCACCCCGAGCGCAACACCGCGCTGGAAGGCCTGTACAAGTCGGGCAAGATGTTCTGCACCCAGTGCGAGGCCGAGGGCTTCCGCAAGATCACCTACTACCTCGACCGCCCGGACGTGATGAGCACCTTCACCACCACGGTGATCGCCGAGCAGCACCGCTACCCGGTGCTGTTGTCCAACGGCAACCCGACGGGCAGCGGCCCGGCTGAGGATGGCCGCCACTGGGCAACCTGGGAAGACCCGTTCAAGAAGCCGGCCTACCTGTTCGCACTGGTGGCCGGTGACCTGTGGTGTGTCGAGGACACCTTCACGCGCCAGTCTGGCCGTGATGTGATGCTGCGCATCTATGTCGAGCCCGAGAACCTCGACAAGTGCGACCACGCCATGGTCAGCCTGAAGAAGTCGATGCGCTGGGATGAGGAAGTCTATGGCCGCGAGTACGACCTGGACATCTTCATGATCGTTGCGGTCAACGACTTCAACATGGGCGCCATGGAAAACAAGGGCCTGAACATCTTCAACTCCAGCTGTGTGCTGGCCCGTGCCGAAACCGCCACCGATGCCGCGCACCAGCGCGTCGAAGGTGTGGTCGCCCACGAGTACTTCCACAACTGGTCGGGCAACCGCGTCACCTGCCGTGACTGGTTCCAGCTGTCGCTCAAAGAAGGCTTCACGGTGTTCCGCGATGCCGAGTTCAGCGCCGACATGAACTCGCGCACGGTCAAGCGCATCGAAGACGTCGCCTACCTGCGCACCCACCAGTTTGCCGAAGACGCAGGCCCGATGGCCCACCCGGTGCGCCCGGACAGCTTCATCGAAATCTCCAACTTCTACACCCTGACCGTGTACGAGAAGGGTGCCGAAGTGGTGCGCATGGTCCGCACCTTGCTGGGGGCCGAAGGCTTCCGCAAGGGCAGCGACCTGTACTTCGAGCGCCACGATGGCCAGGCGGTGACCACCGACGACTTCATCAAGGCCATGGAAGACGCCAACGGTGTCGACTTCACCCAGTTCAAGCGTTGGTACAGCCAGGCGGGCACCCCGCGCCTGGAAGTCAGCGAGGCCTACGATGCTGGCGCTCAGACCTACAGCCTGACCTTCCGCCAGAGCTGCCCGCAAACCCCGGACAAGGCCGAAAAGCTGCCGTTCGTGATCCCGGTCGAGCTGGGCCTGCTGGACGCTGCGGGCAACGACCTGCCGCTGCAACTGGCCGGTGAAGCTGCTGCCAGTGGCACCAGCCGTGTGCTGTCGGTGACCGAGGCCGAGCAAACCTTCACCTTCGAGGGTGTCCGGGCCAAACCGCTGCCTTCGCTGCTGCGCGGTTTCAGTGCGCCGGTGAAACTCAGCTTCCCTTATGACCGCGACCAGCTGATGTTCCTGATGCAGCACGACAGCGACGGCTTCAACCGCTGGGAAGCGGGCCAGCAGCTGTCGGTGCAGGTACTGCAAGAGCCTGATTGGCCAGCATCAACGCGGCGAAGCCCTGAAACTCGACCAACGCCTGATCACTGCCCTGGGCACTGTGCTGGGCAACGAGTCGCTGGACGCCGCCATGGTTGCCGAGATGCTTTCGCTGCCGGGTGA
- the pepN_2 gene encoding Aminopeptidase N (*Name pepN_2), with product MLGNESLDAAMVAEMLSLPGEAYLTEISQVADVDAIHAAREFARQQIAEQLFDALWARYQANREVSRNTAYVASAEHFARRSLQNIALSYLMQSGKPQVLEATLEQFDQCDNMTERLTALAVLVNSPFEAERAKALEAFAEHFKDNPLVMDQWFSVQAASALPGGLARVKALMQHPAFTLKNPNKVRALIGAFAGQNLVNFHAADGSGYRFLADLVIELNALNPQIASRQLAPLTRWRKYDAARQALMKGELERILASGELSSDVYEVVSKSLA from the coding sequence GTGCTGGGCAACGAGTCGCTGGACGCCGCCATGGTTGCCGAGATGCTTTCGCTGCCGGGTGAGGCCTACCTCACCGAAATCAGCCAGGTGGCCGACGTGGACGCCATCCACGCTGCCCGTGAGTTCGCCCGCCAGCAAATCGCCGAGCAGCTGTTCGACGCCCTGTGGGCCCGCTACCAGGCCAACCGTGAAGTGTCGCGCAACACCGCCTACGTGGCCTCTGCCGAGCACTTCGCCCGCCGTAGCCTGCAGAACATTGCCCTGTCGTACCTGATGCAGAGCGGCAAGCCGCAGGTGCTGGAAGCGACCCTGGAGCAGTTCGATCAGTGCGACAACATGACCGAACGCCTCACGGCCTTGGCGGTGCTGGTCAACTCGCCGTTTGAAGCCGAACGGGCCAAGGCCCTGGAAGCCTTTGCCGAGCACTTCAAGGACAACCCGCTGGTCATGGACCAGTGGTTCAGCGTACAGGCGGCCAGCGCGCTGCCGGGTGGGCTGGCGCGGGTCAAGGCGTTGATGCAGCACCCGGCGTTCACCCTGAAGAACCCGAACAAAGTACGTGCGCTGATTGGTGCCTTTGCCGGGCAGAACCTGGTCAACTTCCATGCGGCGGATGGCTCGGGCTACCGTTTCCTGGCGGACCTGGTGATCGAACTGAATGCGCTGAACCCGCAGATTGCCTCGCGGCAACTGGCCCCGCTGACCCGCTGGCGCAAGTATGACGCTGCGCGCCAGGCGCTGATGAAGGGCGAGCTGGAGCGGATTCTGGCTTCTGGCGAGCTGTCCAGTGATGTGTATGAAGTGGTGAGCAAGAGCCTGGCTTAA
- the hcf136_1 gene encoding Ycf48-like protein (*Name hcf136_1), with translation MREQLRAPARRGAWPWAASAVLALALGVWADSAQAAAADEYSTESAKASQSLLIGATHAGKRLVVVGDRGHILFSDDQGNTWTQARVPTRQLLTAVFFLDDKRGWAVGHDAQILVSSDGGATWTKQFEDLAREAPLLDVAFLDAQHGFAVGAYGALLETTDGGQHWQDVAERLDNPDQLHLNGIARVRDAGLFIVGEQGGMFRSADNGQTWAKVQGPYEGSLFGVIGTAQPHALLAYGLRGNLFRSTDFGDSWQPIELKATRGNLEFGLASATLLDDGTLVLVGNGGSVLRSTDGGQTFSVYNRADRIALAGVSGLANGGLLLVGQGGVHLADAQGAEGASR, from the coding sequence ATGAGGGAACAGCTACGGGCGCCAGCCAGGCGTGGTGCCTGGCCATGGGCGGCCAGCGCAGTGCTGGCATTGGCATTGGGGGTGTGGGCCGACAGTGCCCAGGCCGCCGCAGCCGACGAATACTCCACCGAATCGGCCAAGGCCAGCCAAAGCCTGCTGATCGGCGCCACCCATGCCGGCAAGCGCCTGGTGGTGGTGGGGGATCGCGGCCACATTCTGTTCTCCGACGACCAGGGCAACACCTGGACCCAGGCCCGGGTACCTACCCGGCAATTGCTCACCGCCGTGTTCTTCCTCGATGACAAGCGCGGCTGGGCGGTCGGCCATGATGCGCAGATCCTCGTCAGCAGCGACGGCGGCGCGACCTGGACCAAGCAGTTCGAAGACCTTGCCCGTGAAGCGCCCTTGCTCGATGTCGCCTTCCTCGATGCGCAGCACGGCTTTGCCGTGGGTGCCTACGGCGCCTTGCTGGAAACCACAGACGGCGGCCAGCACTGGCAGGACGTTGCCGAGCGCCTGGACAACCCTGACCAGTTACACCTGAACGGCATCGCCCGGGTGCGTGACGCCGGCCTGTTCATCGTCGGCGAGCAGGGCGGCATGTTCCGCTCGGCTGACAACGGCCAGACCTGGGCCAAGGTCCAGGGCCCCTACGAGGGTTCGCTGTTCGGCGTGATCGGCACCGCTCAGCCGCATGCCCTGCTGGCCTACGGCCTGCGCGGCAACCTGTTCCGTTCCACCGATTTTGGTGACAGCTGGCAGCCGATCGAACTCAAGGCCACACGCGGTAACCTCGAATTCGGCCTGGCAAGCGCTACGCTTCTCGATGATGGCACCCTGGTGCTGGTCGGCAACGGCGGCAGCGTGCTGCGCAGTACCGATGGCGGCCAGACCTTCAGCGTATACAACCGTGCCGACCGCATTGCCCTGGCTGGCGTCAGCGGCCTGGCCAATGGCGGCCTGCTGCTGGTGGGGCAGGGCGGTGTACACCTGGCGGATGCCCAGGGTGCCGAGGGGGCGAGCCGATGA
- the pgl_3 gene encoding 6-phosphogluconolactonase (*Name pgl_3), translating to MNRTWTSLLTASLMSLTIHAHAATLLVGSYTDGASQGIYRYQFDDKAGKINPTPLQVVKSVSPSWLVLSADQRQLFAVNETPQGHASSFSISSKGEIKPLNQVATQGDEPTHASLSRDQRYLFVANYAVKPDPGGSLVVIPVARDGKLKRAVQQARHKASGVNPERQAGAHVHSLVLSPNGQHVYACDLGADKVFIYRYDGASADKPLSPAIPASVDLPPGSGPRHLLFDAKGRHAYLTLEMSGEVVMFDVKDDALLERQRLPLTELHDQAAKAAGGLHLSADGRFLYVSNRGTANEIVVFSVGKDDGQLAFLQRRSVEGDHPREFALAPSDNFLLVANQKSNQIVVIRRDPRSGKLLETVQTLKQDAPSDLKFIE from the coding sequence ATGAACCGGACCTGGACGAGCCTGCTGACCGCTAGCCTGATGAGCCTGACTATCCATGCCCACGCCGCGACCTTGCTGGTGGGCAGCTACACCGACGGCGCCAGCCAGGGTATCTACCGCTATCAGTTCGACGACAAGGCCGGCAAGATAAACCCTACGCCCCTGCAGGTAGTGAAAAGCGTCAGCCCTTCGTGGCTGGTACTGTCGGCCGACCAGCGTCAGCTGTTCGCGGTGAATGAAACCCCGCAGGGCCATGCCAGCAGTTTCAGCATCAGCAGCAAAGGCGAAATCAAGCCGCTCAACCAGGTGGCCACCCAAGGCGACGAGCCGACCCACGCCAGCCTCAGCCGTGACCAGCGCTACCTGTTCGTGGCCAACTACGCGGTCAAGCCCGACCCCGGTGGCAGCCTGGTGGTGATCCCGGTGGCCAGGGACGGCAAGCTCAAGCGCGCGGTGCAACAGGCCCGGCACAAGGCGAGCGGGGTCAACCCTGAGCGCCAGGCCGGTGCCCACGTGCATTCACTGGTGCTGTCACCCAATGGCCAGCATGTCTACGCCTGCGACCTGGGTGCAGACAAGGTGTTCATCTACCGTTACGACGGCGCCAGTGCCGACAAACCGCTCAGCCCGGCAATCCCGGCCTCGGTGGACTTGCCGCCAGGCAGCGGGCCACGTCACCTGCTGTTCGACGCCAAGGGCCGGCATGCCTACCTGACGCTGGAAATGAGCGGCGAAGTGGTGATGTTCGACGTCAAGGACGATGCGTTGCTTGAGCGCCAGCGCCTGCCACTGACCGAACTGCACGACCAGGCTGCCAAGGCGGCGGGGGGCTTGCACTTGTCTGCGGACGGGCGTTTCCTTTACGTGAGCAACCGTGGCACAGCCAACGAGATCGTCGTGTTCAGCGTAGGCAAGGACGATGGCCAGTTGGCGTTCCTGCAGCGTCGCTCGGTGGAAGGTGATCACCCCCGGGAATTTGCCCTGGCCCCGAGTGACAACTTCCTGCTGGTGGCCAACCAGAAGAGCAACCAGATCGTGGTGATACGCCGCGACCCGCGCAGTGGCAAACTGCTGGAGACGGTGCAGACGCTGAAGCAGGATGCACCCTCGGACCTCAAGTTCATCGAGTGA